The Pseudomonas sp. IB20 region AGTTTCATATCAGCGCCAAGGACGCGGGCTGGAGTATCACGGTCACCACTTTGGCTGTGGCGATTACTGCGCCCTTTGTCAGCCGGCTGACCGGCCGCCTCCCACAGCGCACGGTGATCGCCGTGGCCGCGCTGCTGTTGGCGGTGCCCGCGCTGATGACCGCCTATGCCAACAGTTTTGCCGAAGTACTGGTGTGGCGGTTTGTGCAAGGCATGTTGATACCGGTGGTGTTTGCCACCAGCGTCGCCTACATCGGCGACCGTTGGAGTGGCGGGACGGTGACTGAAGTCACCAGCCTGTATGTGGCGGGCACCGTGTTGGGCGGGTTCGCCGGGCGCTTCGTCACCGGAGTGATGACGCAATACGTCGGCTGGCGGGAAGCCTTCGAGTTGCTGGCGGTATTGAGCCTGATGGTCGGTGGGTTTATCCAGTTTCTGTTGCCTGCCAACCGGCCTCGAACCGAGCGGCTTAAAGCCGCTTCCTCTGGTGTTTTGCGTAAACCCTTGTTGGCTGCTTACGCCGTAGGTTTTTGCGTGCTGTTCTGCCAAGTCGCGGCATTTACTTACGCGGGTTTGTACCTTGGCCTGCCGCCGTTCAACCTGGGGCCAGCGGCCTTGGGGACGCTTTACATGGTGTTTCTGCTGGCCTTGATCGTGATTCCCATCGCCGGGCGCCTCAGCAAAGCCAGGCCTCACGCCGAGCTGCTGGCGGTCGCCGCTGCGCTTGGCGTCAGCGGTTCGGCGCTGACCCTGGCGCC contains the following coding sequences:
- a CDS encoding MFS transporter, which gives rise to MKPRLHCARLALFLCGCAAFLNLYATQSILATFAAQFHISAKDAGWSITVTTLAVAITAPFVSRLTGRLPQRTVIAVAALLLAVPALMTAYANSFAEVLVWRFVQGMLIPVVFATSVAYIGDRWSGGTVTEVTSLYVAGTVLGGFAGRFVTGVMTQYVGWREAFELLAVLSLMVGGFIQFLLPANRPRTERLKAASSGVLRKPLLAAYAVGFCVLFCQVAAFTYAGLYLGLPPFNLGPAALGTLYMVFLLALIVIPIAGRLSKARPHAELLAVAAALGVSGSALTLAPSLWCIVVGLALSSTGVFLAQAAANAFISATAGNHKSGAVGVYLTCYYLGGSCGAIVPALIWERWGWAGCVALIIGFQLLTLLIALTGWKPLKPELIQAP